A window of the Brassica napus cultivar Da-Ae chromosome A2, Da-Ae, whole genome shotgun sequence genome harbors these coding sequences:
- the LOC106379339 gene encoding non-specific lipid-transfer protein 2: MKIMVLTLMVFVILLTLFPAPNEAADTNVEAACDPKQLQPCLAAITGGGQPSGDCCAKLKEQQPCLCGFSKNPAFAQYISSPNSRKVLTACGIPYPSC; encoded by the coding sequence ATGAAGATCATGGTCTTGACACTCATGGTTTTCGTCATACTTCTGACATTGTTTCCGGCTCCAAACGAAGCGGCAGACACAAATGTGGAAGCAGCATGTGACCCAAAGCAGCTTCAGCCTTGCCTGGCCGCGATTACTGGAGGAGGACAGCCCTCGGGTGACTGTTGTGCAAAGCTGAAGGAGCAACAACCATGCTTGTGTGGGTTTTCTAAGAACCCTGCTTTTGCTCAGTACATTAGCTCTCCCAACTCTCGCAAAGTCCTAACCGCTTGTGGTATTCCTTACCCAAGTTGTTAA
- the LOC106433029 gene encoding putative glutamine amidotransferase GAT1_2.1, whose translation MENSSLKDLSRILPRVLVVSRRTLRKNKFVDFVGEYHLDLIVEYGAVPVIVPRVAGVDKLLESFKPIHGVLLCEGEDIDPSFYESEISSLSPEELDEIRKTHASDAAIDKEKDSIEFALAKLCLEQNIPYLGICRGSQVLNVACGGSLYQDLEKEVTTKLPEEHRRKHIDYDDYDGYRHEVKIVENSPLHEWFKDSLDEENMEILVNSYHHQGVKRLAQRFVPMAFAPDGLIEGFYDPDMYNPKEGKFLMGLQFHPERMRKNGLEEFDFPGCPGAYQEFAKAVIAYQKKVNSSLSVPKKLELNPEMENKRKILVRSFSLARSMYTRSYSMKNQSTESELDVGAEFLESNTALSMDQEMKLREMGTTMRNGGSFTQKLRLDEDKQRKAMNIMKKMNVERLSELIAFYTLMGKISSEVLERKLNGSLDDHSLTSQ comes from the exons ATGGAGAATTCTAGCCTGAAGGATCTTTCACGAATACTCCCTCGCGTCCTTGTCGTCTCTAGACGCACCCTTCGCAAGAACAAATTTGTTGATTTCGTTG GTGAATACCATCTTGATCTTATAGTCGAGTATGGTGCTGTCCCGGTGATTGTACCACGAGTAGCTGGCGTTGACAAGTTACTTGAAAGCTTCAAACCCATCCATGGAGTTCTCCTCTGTGAGGGAGAAGACATCGACCCTTCTTTTTACGAGTCAGAAATATCGTCTCTTTCACCTGAAGAACTCGACGAGATCCGGAAAACACATGCGAGTGATGCAGCTATAGACAAGGAAAAAGACTCTATTGAGTTTGCTCTTGCAAAGCTATGCCTTGAACAGAACATTCCTTACTTGGGAATTTGCAGAGGATCACAA GTTTTAAATGTTGCTTGTGGGGGGAGTCTATATCAGGATTTGGAGAAAGAGGTCACAACTAAGCTCCCCGAGGAACATAGAAGAAAGCACATTGATTATGATGACTATGATGGTTATAGACATGAGGTGAAGATAGTAGAGAACAGTCCTTTGCATGAATGGTTCAAAGATTCCTTGGATGAAGAAAATATGGAGATCTTGGTCAACAGTTATCATCACCAGGGGGTTAAGAGATTGGCTCAGAGATTCGTGCCGATGGCCTTTGCTCCCGATGGATTGATCGAAGGGTTTTATGATCCTGATATGTACAATCCCAAAGAGGGCAAGTTTCTCATGGGTTTACAGTTCCATCCAGAGAGGATGAGAAAGAATGGTCTCGAAGAATTCGATTTCCCCGGTTGTCCTGGTGCTTATCAG GAATTTGCGAAGGCAGTTATTGCATATCAAAAGAAAGTGAATAGCTCATTGTCTGTTCCTAAAAAGTTGGAACTCAATCCAGAAATGGAAAACAAAAGGAAGATACTTGTCAGGAGCTTCTCGCTTGCAAGGTCTATGTACACCAGATCTTATTCGATGAAGAACCAATCTACTGAATCAGAACTCGACGTTGGAGCTGAGTTTCTTGAG TCAAATACGGCTTTAAGTATGGATCAAGAGATGAAGCTGAGAGAGATGGGAACGACGATGAGGAACGGAGGATCATTCACGCAAAAGCTAAGGCTTGATGAGGATAAGCAGAGGAAGGCAATGAACataatgaagaagatgaacgtGGAGCGACTCTCTGAGCTCATTGCTTTCTATACCTTGATGGGGAAGATCTCTAGTGAGGTATTGGAGAGAAAGCTTAATGGCTCACTCGATGACCACAGTCTCACTTCGCAATGA